GGTGGATTTTTATTATGCGGTCTTTTACTTATTCTCGTGGCAATACCATTCTTCAGTTTTCCCAAGACTCTTCAGCACGAGAAAGAGAAGATTAAGATCATCGAGAAGAACAAGTCGGCGATTGCTAAAGAAAAGGAAGCTAACAAAGATTTGAAAAAGGAAGTCAAAAATGACGACAGTGGCTACGGAAAAGATGTTAAAGGTAAAACCACTTTTCttctctttaattttattaaattaatttaatttaagaggTCATTCTGGTTCAAGTGCTCGAAAAAAATCCaacttatcatttttttacacagaaattattatagatatttgtataaaatttattcagctCAACAAATACACTTttaaattacacaaaaaaatattaaaatttattttttttttatatttttatatgaattaaCAACGGATTCAATATATAAGTAGCggagattaatatttatctaaattattaagagaataagcaaaattttgtgactaGTGTATCTGaggagctgattttcaaaagggtatcttttcgtattttaaaagagcagttttttgaacttttaaatattaattacttcgagaattataaagatttctaaatgaaaatctAATTGTAGCTTCATAACCGATAGCACTTtataactaaattaaaaaagttcaataaaaatatttataattaaagataaccagttttttgtctcgataaatcaaaaatgaaaagatacTCTTTTGAAACTCAACTCCtcatttatatgataaaatgggtttttatggttaaatttggtatcgttggaaaagtcttgacttgaatttgtgccttttcaaggtttcatatcattctaaCCAATactcaatttatgatgataagtatttaggctgcattcgaaaatgctctatttttttatacataattaagaaatgaccttgtatattgtgaactattgacatttttaaagatataagctcatcctgatgttacactcatcaagaccttttatttgagtacccatatcaagttttcatatatttatatatattatatatatgtatatatgaaaaatatatcaaaatgcatgtgggtactcaaatgaaggctcttgatgagtgtaacatcgggatgagcttatatctttaaaaatgtcaatagttaagaaagtacagtgcaatttaacatagctaagaaatgaccttgtattcttgtgaactattgacatttttaaagaaataagctcactccgacattatacccatcaagagctttcatttgagtacccacatcaatttttcatatatttatatatatcatatatatgtatatatgaaaaatatatcaaaatgcatgtgggtactcaaatgaaagctcttgatgagtgtaacatcggaatgagcatatatctttaaaaatgtcaatagttaagaaagtaaagtgcaatttaacatcattaagaaattaccttttatcttgtgaaatattgacatttttaaaaatataagctcatttcgatgttacactcattaagagctttcattcaagtacccacatcaatttttcatatatttatatatattatatatatgtatatatgaaaaatatatcaaaaatgcatgtgggtactcaaatgaaagctcttgatgagtgtaacatcgggatgagcttatatctttaaaaacgtcaatagttaagaaaatacactgcaatttaacaaaagtcattatttaataaagcaaaattttatttatttattgttcataagtcacggcagtcacataattactacaaggttgctagttcataaataataaaattatagagattaaaaaaaactgaaaaatgagaatttttttcacagtttttagtcctaaaaaaatagtaaaaattaaaattttgatttggtTGTAGCTGATGCAATAGCTACTACTATGTAGGATATGtggtttaaatttatcaagatCGGGTCAGTGGTTccatcaaaaaatcataattctgagataaacgcgtttaaagttttgtttaattaaaaaaaaaaatttcagctttttaaaaaatttcattttcttctCCTCGAACAttcacataaaattaaattaaataatatagttaCCGTTGTTCGATCACTTAAAAAGTTTACAACAATACTTTCAGATAAatgtactttaaaaaaaaggaaaaaaaaaaagttacaaacCAGCATGAccttttaattgaaaataaaatacggAGTCTTAATAACACAACATTGTTATATTCCAGACATTCCTCGGAGCATGTGGCGGCTTGTTTGCAATCCCGTGTACGTGGTAACATGCCTAGGAGCCTGTATGGAGTTAGTTATTGTCTCGGGTTTTGTGGTTTTTCTGCCGAAATATCTCGAGACCCAGTTTAGCTTGGGCAAAAGCCAAGCGAGTATATTCACCGGTTCGATAGCAATACCGGGTGCTTGTATTGGTATATTTTTCGGCGGGTGTCTGTTAAAACGTCTGGAATTAAGGCCAAAAGGCGCGGTACAGTTTGTACTGGTATCAAATATCATATGTTTAACTTGTTatggattattatttttcctcGGATGCGACAATGTCAAAATGGCAGGAACAACAATACCATATTTCAATAGCAGTACAAAAGGCCCTGAGCCATTTCAGGTTAATCTCACTGCCTCATGCAATTTTGGATGTGAGTGTCGTATGAATGACGTCGAACCTGTTTGTGGTAATAATGGTCTCACGTACTTCAGCCCTTGTCACGCTGGTTGCACTGACTTTAGCTCTAAGTCTAATTTTACTAATTGTGcttgtaagtattttttttttttttttttattaattaattaatatctctattaaaaattttttattttattttgtaataaatctCATATAAGTTtctatcaaattaattaataatttttagttaataattaattaaattaataattaataattttaaaggtaTACACGGAAACTTAGCAATGCCAAGATTACCAGCCGAAGTAACAGCAATTCCTGTTGCTACATCTGGACCCTGTACATCACCTTGTAAAACAATATTTCCGTttctcattttattatttttcatgacATTCGTTGTAGCTGTTACACAGATGCCACTGTTGATGATTGTATTGcggtaagtattttttttttttaattattaatgacagaataataaatcttttaaacAATCTAAATGGTAAAGTGGAATTTTACggtcgcatttatttatttatatttattttatatttattcatatttatttttatttatttatttatatcgacgttctaattagcaaattgtttaactccattttagagaatcttccttttgtatgaaaaaacaattacttcaaaaatttaatatcactttaaaaaaccatttaatatctaataaaggtataatattttggtttggatcattcaaataatttataattggactattacTGTATTAAAATGCTAAAAAATCaccctttaaaaaataaagagttaGACCAAATTGCcgttgctaattagaccgtcgatatataACATACGTCGATCAGTCTatacatcaaaattaatatagtaaataagagaaaaattatatgaGAATAATACGGCTGCCCAACTTTAAAATAcagtaactaaaaaatttttatacctgattttttttagtattgctgcatttcttataatttttagactttaatttcaagtattttttcttaaaaatatttatattcaagtattttctattcataaataaaattttttatcaattaggcgcgcaaacttttttttagtaagaaaagttttttaaaatcttaaaattgtgagttactgtgttttgaaattgggcagccgagtAGAATACAGAGTATAGAGACAGAGACTGAGACAGATCGGCCAATTATATTATCCAATTAACTCTGGATAcactaacaaaaaaattaacttgactcaagagccaaaatcttgaaccaagaatgccattttgaagaaaatgatttttttgagtcaaaagaataaattcttgagttaagaaattatttttgatctaataaaatattcttgtttcaagaatttattctctttacttaaattaagaaaatcattttcttcaaaatattattcttggttcaagattttagctgttgagtcaagttaatttttttatcaatgtataAATGATTGGAGTGTCCCGTTGAAGAAGTATTTatgtcaaatattaaaaaacaattactcATTTACGtataaattatacaatatttttataaaaattaatttagcagatatttaataatttttagaaatttttaacaaataaattattgcaaaaaacattataaaaaaaaaattgacataaagaaattgtaaaaaattaaaaatgcaattttttttttaataatctttgGGAAGAAATTtgttggttaaaaaaaaaattaaaaaatagtcaagtgactgctaactttagtgtcataatatttttttcgtttttctttaattaaattctaattaatgttatttaattttatatattttcttttgatGTATATTGCCGTTAGGCGTATGttgatatataaataaataaataaattgattaataataataatactaaattaaattttaaatattaattacagaTCAGTGGGCGAAGAAGAAAGATCATTTGCACTGGGAATGCAATTTGTCATCTTCCGACTGTTTGGTTACATACCAGCGCCAATACTCTTCGGAAATTTAATAGACTCGACGTGTTTACTCTGGAAGAGTACTTGTGGTGAAAAGGGTGGTCGCTGTTTACTTTATGACATTGAACAATTTAGATAtaggtatttttatttacttcaattttttttattttatttttttttacatacactgatagaaaaattacttaactcaagagaataaatttttgagacaagaaaaatttacttaaattaagaataatttcttggttcaagaatttattatcttgattcaagaaaataattttctttaaaatggtatttttggTTCACGATTTtggtcaagttaatttttttttatcagtgtatacaTATTTAAGTATACTTACagcaaattttatattaatcaaacaaatattttaaaagttatacttatacttataaactttaattacttttctttttaaacttaatgagcaaatttatcaaaaacatcTGATTATATgtctcaaatttttataaaattttcttaattatattttttaataattaatccaagaattaaaaatttcgataaatatttttttttatcaaaaattcaagtctaaaattttcatgaaaaatcaaaaatttcttttaaaaattcaattcatattttgttaaaaaaaaatattttcataatttcttcaattaataactaaaaaaatttttttacattttttaatatttataatttaaattgaaaaaaaaaattattaaagtaaatatgtatataaattttcatattaattaatttaaagatctctttaaaaaaaattctaaaatagctttttttataccttctaagtgcaaataattttgaatgtaaattaataaataataaataacatattaaaattcacaGATACGTTGGACTGTGTGctggaataaaaattctagCATTAGCGTTATTTTTAGTCGACTGGTGGTTGGTGAGACGAAGGCACCAGCTTGAAGAGTCGCCTAAAGGATTAACCGTTAATGATATCGTCGGCTCTATTATTAGTCTTGACAAAcgtaattacaatttttttattctataaaagcaatttattaaattgaactAGACAGCatgtttaatataaatataatatttaaatgtaaaattatttagtgtTCGAAGAGAAGCCTCAGCATCTTAATTTAGCGGAGAATGATGCAATGACGCAGAACTCGACAGAGCACACACCGTCCTCGATCTCATCGCCAACCGAGCAAACAAAATCAACAAACTTAGAAGAAAGTGAGTCGACACACTTGACCCATGGCTCGACGGACACGACAAATCACTCGAAACTACTCGCCGATTTTTCAGACACCAGGCAAGATGACGACGTTGAATTTAGGCCTCTTAACAGTAAATTTGAATCTAACGACCGTCACGTTTAATGACGGTTTCGCTCTAGATactaaactaattaattaattattttttttttttattcaaatatttgtggcaaatttttcaatcagcTTAAAATTAAGCTCGacatttttttctacatttatttataaattaatatttttatttatcacagTGTTTAGTCAGATTAATAAATACAGACACAATCTTAATATACATATCATCGTCACGTAGCCATTATTTTGagcttattaatttatttgtcacaaattaaCGCTGACGTAGCGATTACatacctatatatatatatatatatatatatatatatatatatatatatatatatatatatatatatattaattaagactcaatgcaatttattaaAGAGGTCTAAtcgcttttatttaaactaaaattttctcaaaaaatttgtaattaaaaatttatttttaagtattttactaaaatttatattttttttaaatgatattttagaaataacccacaaaatttttaatgtttttctaTCCATATTTACAAACTTgctcaatattaattaattttttcatatataactttatttagaaaagggaaaatttattataaataaaaaaaatcttttgaaTTTAAGGGGGATAGCCACTGTGAGGATTGAAAAAatagggaatttttttgactgggataataaaggaatttggggatcgggttttttttgttttataaagtatACATTGAAGATAATtctcctaaatttttattaaaaaatatcatgttacaaagttataaagatttttgtggagcaacaaaaaaatttcctccaCCACGGTGGGATctctaactcaaaaacggattatctaaaacaaaaaaaccaaaCTGCGTTGTAATCTGCAATCATGTGGTTATCGTTCCACGTAgaagattttgaaaatttggattttaaaaaaaatggcgacatattaaaaattttttcgttttttttctcatttttttggatttaaaCAGccctaaaaaatcttaaaaatcaaaattttcaaaatcccctACGTGCAACTATAGCTACTGAATAAACGaatatggaaaaaaaagttgcaaatCGGTTCATATTTATGCAAATTACAGATCCCACCAgttcaaaaaaagtagtttcgagATAAACGCGTTTTCGTCGGTGCGCCGCGCGTGCAATGGTCATTTGACGCGCTGTCACAAAAATGACTATAGCTCGAAAAATATTCggaattttcatataaaattctagatacatatttttgaatatataaactttgatttaataaaaaaaaaatttttttttaatgtcaatttttaaataaaaaaaaattaacatctgaaataaaatttaaagcttcaatattcaataaaaaaattcattttcaattaaaagaaaatacaataaaaatttaataattttttaggaaaCTTGAGACAATtcaatcataattttatttgcaattaattttttaattataaaacgtTGAACCTAaaaattgaacaaatatttttgacgACCTTTGTACTGCATAAGAATAGtattttaaatgtcaattgtaattaatcaaagtacgatttattaatataattttataatattgattttCAATGATtgtgatttatattttactatttcaGTTTccgtatgtaaaaaaattaacaacttGGATAATTTCAAGAGAACACATTTGACGCGCTATCACAAAAATGACtataactcgaaaaatatttgaaattttcatataaaactcgatacatatttttgaatatttaactttgatttaataaaaaaagaaaatttttttttttttgaaatttcacagTGGCTTAAGAAATCTTAAaatccataaaaatttttttttaattttttgttcaaatactaaaaaaatttttttactcagcgATAAGACCTCTTTAATCACTCCGTAATATGCAATTacaacttataattttttaataaatttatttcccgATTATCAGCTTGTCTCGGACGTGTAGCGTGAAGTTTTGTGTTTAGCTTTTATAACTTGTATCTctgcaattattattataaaaaaaaaaaaaaaaaaaaaagttgatgtaAGAAAAGCACTACactatttttgttaaaattgtcgggctaatattaatactaatgactaataattaaattaataataaattgagaGAGATCCTGGAACGATGCACAAATATCTTCCTCGTCTGATTCAAGCTTCAATAACTAGGCTAATGAATTCGAGTTTTGAGGCGAgattaaagttatttaaatatttaactgtaaatatataaattcctgccttaaaaaacataagactagacattaattaaatgtaaCTATAATTGTTAGGCTAAAGGTATATATGATATgggaatttataataaaataaataatatataaatatatatattatttcaatgcaGAGATGGTTTATCGTATatccattaaattaaattaaattaaatgttctcAACAATTAGTCAATATTTAGTGATAGTAAATggaattacaaaaaaaaatatttaaaatatcgaCTAAATATTTAACTGGGATTGTTTGTGTAATATAAtatccaaaatttatttgtcttAGTAAATATAATCGTACTTCCAAGTCTAAGATCTGTATTTTGCGTTAAATAGTTGAAGAATAATTAGTTCAAGAGGCGGGCATGTACCTGAAAGCCTCTCGATTTAatcgaacaaaaaaaaaatttataattaactcAGGAATGCTATTCATTGTGAATTGCTCGAACAATGCAAGGCAATGTTCTTAGATTTAACACTAAAGAAATATAATGATTATTTGGATTTAATAATCAACTCTTTATAGACTAATTATTTACTATGGAAGTATTTTTTGGACTATTATTGACAAGTtttatgatcaaaattttttaatacattatttagaattaaattattaattaagatttttttgaatatcaattttttaaaattattatttttaataacttttggaaatttatttaaaaatttggtaattatttacaaattaggtccactattttaattttcatttttttgaataaaatttttttttgaaaattttgatattttttttttttaacaatacataaaaaaatgaacaattaaaaaaaaaagttgattatcacaattttaacaaattttaaaaaaaatttataaattaaaaaaaaaaaattgtgacattcaatttt
The sequence above is drawn from the Cotesia glomerata isolate CgM1 linkage group LG4, MPM_Cglom_v2.3, whole genome shotgun sequence genome and encodes:
- the LOC123263445 gene encoding solute carrier organic anion transporter family member 5A1 isoform X2, which produces MSNIGLMSIQDVEEYKNNAEPELVIPLVWTSKRSLEVEELTSERELLSPGAAAAMASTSGHKRNGSSSSMFAHRRTESGSGFIGHKRPETGHKRAESISTAFGHKRNDSYSGFGHKRSESGSNYHAGHRRNESMYAMTGLYAESAGNIIDDPLDLPQQGDGRLTHDTVIRCHSRNPSSGLVDHRDFIIKCHSRNPSASMVDRTEKERPQTPPINPDSKDCGILSCRPAFIQKFATIKVFVFLLSFLVTVQQALSSGYINSVITTIEKRFEIPSSLSGLIASSYEIGNVITVIFVSYLGSRRHIPVWIAIGAVIMGLGSMIFMIPHFVAEPNLTTASNNSSSDNICRVVSLREQDMGLGRLSSGLSSPPLAPHNNLRGDNCIQGSPSTAGPVMLFVLAQLLLGCGGSPLFTLGTTYIDDHVRPESASLYIGCMYSMAAFGPVLGFLLGAYLLSFHMDSFSANIISIDPGDHRWVGMWWGGFLLCGLLLILVAIPFFSFPKTLQHEKEKIKIIEKNKSAIAKEKEANKDLKKEVKNDDSGYGKDVKDIPRSMWRLVCNPVYVVTCLGACMELVIVSGFVVFLPKYLETQFSLGKSQASIFTGSIAIPGACIGIFFGGCLLKRLELRPKGAVQFVLVSNIICLTCYGLLFFLGCDNVKMAGTTIPYFNSSTKGPEPFQVNLTASCNFGCECRMNDVEPVCGNNGLTYFSPCHAGCTDFSSKSNFTNCACIHGNLAMPRLPAEVTAIPVATSGPCTSPCKTIFPFLILLFFMTFVVAVTQMPLLMIVLRSVGEEERSFALGMQFVIFRLFGYIPAPILFGNLIDSTCLLWKSTCGEKGGRCLLYDIEQFRYRYVGLCAGIKILALALFLVDWWLVRRRHQLEESPKGLTVNDIVGSIISLDKLFEEKPQHLNLAENDAMTQNSTEHTPSSISSPTEQTKSTNLEESESTHLTHGSTDTTNHSKLLADFSDTRQDDDVEFRPLNSKFESNDRHV
- the LOC123263445 gene encoding solute carrier organic anion transporter family member 5A1 isoform X4; this translates as MASTSGHKRNGSSSSMFAHRRTESGSGFIGHKRPETGHKRAESISTAFGHKRNDSYSGFGHKRSESGSNYHAGHRRNESMYAMTGLYAESAGNIIDDPLDLPQQGDGRLTHDTVIRCHSRNPSSGLVDHRDFIIKCHSRNPSASMVDRTEKERPQTPPINPDSKDCGILSCRPAFIQKFATIKVFVFLLSFLVTVQQALSSGYINSVITTIEKRFEIPSSLSGLIASSYEIGNVITVIFVSYLGSRRHIPVWIAIGAVIMGLGSMIFMIPHFVAEPNLTTASNNSSSDNICRVVSLREQDMGLGRLSSGLSSPPLAPHNNLRGDNCIQGSPSTAGPVMLFVLAQLLLGCGGSPLFTLGTTYIDDHVRPESASLYIGCMYSMAAFGPVLGFLLGAYLLSFHMDSFSANIISIDPGDHRWVGMWWGGFLLCGLLLILVAIPFFSFPKTLQHEKEKIKIIEKNKSAIAKEKEANKDLKKEVKNDDSGYGKDVKDIPRSMWRLVCNPVYVVTCLGACMELVIVSGFVVFLPKYLETQFSLGKSQASIFTGSIAIPGACIGIFFGGCLLKRLELRPKGAVQFVLVSNIICLTCYGLLFFLGCDNVKMAGTTIPYFNSSTKGPEPFQVNLTASCNFGCECRMNDVEPVCGNNGLTYFSPCHAGCTDFSSKSNFTNCACIHGNLAMPRLPAEVTAIPVATSGPCTSPCKTIFPFLILLFFMTFVVAVTQMPLLMIVLRSVGEEERSFALGMQFVIFRLFGYIPAPILFGNLIDSTCLLWKSTCGEKGGRCLLYDIEQFRYRYVGLCAGIKILALALFLVDWWLVRRRHQLEESPKGLTVNDIVGSIISLDKLFEEKPQHLNLAENDAMTQNSTEHTPSSISSPTEQTKSTNLEESESTHLTHGSTDTTNHSKLLADFSDTRQDDDVEFRPLNSKFESNDRHV
- the LOC123263445 gene encoding solute carrier organic anion transporter family member 3A1 isoform X3; this translates as MKFLWMSRYVRQKTSEDVEEYKNNAEPELVIPLVWTSKRSLEVEELTSERELLSPGAAAAMASTSGHKRNGSSSSMFAHRRTESGSGFIGHKRPETGHKRAESISTAFGHKRNDSYSGFGHKRSESGSNYHAGHRRNESMYAMTGLYAESAGNIIDDPLDLPQQGDGRLTHDTVIRCHSRNPSSGLVDHRTEKERPQTPPINPDSKDCGILSCRPAFIQKFATIKVFVFLLSFLVTVQQALSSGYINSVITTIEKRFEIPSSLSGLIASSYEIGNVITVIFVSYLGSRRHIPVWIAIGAVIMGLGSMIFMIPHFVAEPNLTTASNNSSSDNICRVVSLREQDMGLGRLSSGLSSPPLAPHNNLRGDNCIQGSPSTAGPVMLFVLAQLLLGCGGSPLFTLGTTYIDDHVRPESASLYIGCMYSMAAFGPVLGFLLGAYLLSFHMDSFSANIISIDPGDHRWVGMWWGGFLLCGLLLILVAIPFFSFPKTLQHEKEKIKIIEKNKSAIAKEKEANKDLKKEVKNDDSGYGKDVKDIPRSMWRLVCNPVYVVTCLGACMELVIVSGFVVFLPKYLETQFSLGKSQASIFTGSIAIPGACIGIFFGGCLLKRLELRPKGAVQFVLVSNIICLTCYGLLFFLGCDNVKMAGTTIPYFNSSTKGPEPFQVNLTASCNFGCECRMNDVEPVCGNNGLTYFSPCHAGCTDFSSKSNFTNCACIHGNLAMPRLPAEVTAIPVATSGPCTSPCKTIFPFLILLFFMTFVVAVTQMPLLMIVLRSVGEEERSFALGMQFVIFRLFGYIPAPILFGNLIDSTCLLWKSTCGEKGGRCLLYDIEQFRYRYVGLCAGIKILALALFLVDWWLVRRRHQLEESPKGLTVNDIVGSIISLDKLFEEKPQHLNLAENDAMTQNSTEHTPSSISSPTEQTKSTNLEESESTHLTHGSTDTTNHSKLLADFSDTRQDDDVEFRPLNSKFESNDRHV
- the LOC123263445 gene encoding solute carrier organic anion transporter family member 5A1 isoform X1, with translation MKFLWMSRYVRQKTSEDVEEYKNNAEPELVIPLVWTSKRSLEVEELTSERELLSPGAAAAMASTSGHKRNGSSSSMFAHRRTESGSGFIGHKRPETGHKRAESISTAFGHKRNDSYSGFGHKRSESGSNYHAGHRRNESMYAMTGLYAESAGNIIDDPLDLPQQGDGRLTHDTVIRCHSRNPSSGLVDHRDFIIKCHSRNPSASMVDRTEKERPQTPPINPDSKDCGILSCRPAFIQKFATIKVFVFLLSFLVTVQQALSSGYINSVITTIEKRFEIPSSLSGLIASSYEIGNVITVIFVSYLGSRRHIPVWIAIGAVIMGLGSMIFMIPHFVAEPNLTTASNNSSSDNICRVVSLREQDMGLGRLSSGLSSPPLAPHNNLRGDNCIQGSPSTAGPVMLFVLAQLLLGCGGSPLFTLGTTYIDDHVRPESASLYIGCMYSMAAFGPVLGFLLGAYLLSFHMDSFSANIISIDPGDHRWVGMWWGGFLLCGLLLILVAIPFFSFPKTLQHEKEKIKIIEKNKSAIAKEKEANKDLKKEVKNDDSGYGKDVKDIPRSMWRLVCNPVYVVTCLGACMELVIVSGFVVFLPKYLETQFSLGKSQASIFTGSIAIPGACIGIFFGGCLLKRLELRPKGAVQFVLVSNIICLTCYGLLFFLGCDNVKMAGTTIPYFNSSTKGPEPFQVNLTASCNFGCECRMNDVEPVCGNNGLTYFSPCHAGCTDFSSKSNFTNCACIHGNLAMPRLPAEVTAIPVATSGPCTSPCKTIFPFLILLFFMTFVVAVTQMPLLMIVLRSVGEEERSFALGMQFVIFRLFGYIPAPILFGNLIDSTCLLWKSTCGEKGGRCLLYDIEQFRYRYVGLCAGIKILALALFLVDWWLVRRRHQLEESPKGLTVNDIVGSIISLDKLFEEKPQHLNLAENDAMTQNSTEHTPSSISSPTEQTKSTNLEESESTHLTHGSTDTTNHSKLLADFSDTRQDDDVEFRPLNSKFESNDRHV